Below is a window of Thermodesulfomicrobium sp. WS DNA.
ATGGCTGCCCCAACTGCTGCGTGGCCTCCATCGCTCGTTCCGACATGGCCTTCATCGGCACCTGGCGGGATGAGATCCGCATCGACCAGGAAGCCGTGGCCGCGTACATCGGCGGCGAGCTGCAGCCCAATGCCGGCGCTCACTCGGGCCGCGACTGGGGTCCCTTCGACATCCAGAAGGAAGTCATTGACCTGTGTCCCACCGAATGCATGTGGATCGAAGACGGCAAGCTCATGATCAATAATCGTGAGTGCACCCGCTGCATGCACTGCATCAACGTCATGCCCCGCGCTCTGCGCATCGGTAATGACCGCGGCCTGTCCATCCTCGTGGGCGCCAAGGCCCCCATCCTCGATGGCGCGCAGATGGGTTCGCTCCTCGTGCCCTTCGTCAAGGTGGAAGAGCCCTACGACGAGATCAAAGAGGTCATCGAGAACATCTGGGAATGGTGGATGGAAGAAGGCAAGAACCGTGAGCGCCTGGGCGAGCTCATCAAGCGTCAGGGTCTGGCCAAGGCCATTTCCGTCGTCGGCCTCAAGCCCATGCCGCAGCACGTGCAGGAACCCCGTCACAATCCGTACATCTTCTGGAAGGAAGAGGACGTGCCGGGCGGTTGGGATCGCGACATTGCGGAATACCGCAAACACCATCAGAGATAAGAAGGGGGTAGACAATGGCTTTTGTTTCTTCCGGTTACAATCCCGAAAAGCCCTTGGAGAACCGCATTACCGATATCGGCCCGCGCCATTACAGCGACTTCCTTCCGCCGGTCATCGCCAAGAACAAGGGCAAATGGTTGTGGCATGAGATCATCGAGCCGGGCATTTTGATGCACAAGGCCGAAAGCGGCGACGAGGTCTACACCGTGCGTTGCGGCGCCGCCCGCTTGCTGTCCGTGGGCATGATCCGCGAGATCTGCGATATCGCCGATAAGTTCTGCGGCGGCCACCTGCGTTTCACCACCCGGAACAACATCGAGTTCATGGTAGGGACGCTGGAAGAGGCCAAGAAACTCAAAGAGTACTTGAACAGCCAGAAGACCTCCACGGGCAACTATAAGTTCCCGGTGGGCGGCACCGGTGCTGGCATCACCAATATCGTGCACACCCAGGGTTGGGTGCACTGCCACACCCCGGCCACCGATGCCTCGGGCACGGTGAAGGTGGTGCTGGACGAGCTCTTCGAGGAATTCCAGCAGATGCGCCTGCCCGCGCAGGTGCGTATCGCCATGGCCTGCTGCCTCAATATGTGCGGCGCGGTGCACTGCTCGGACATTGCTATCCTGGGCTACCACCGCAAGCCTCCCATCATCGACCACGAGTGGCTGGACAACCTCTGTGAGATCCCGCTGGCCGTGGCCGCCTGCCCCGTGGGCGCTATCCGTCCCACCAAGAAAGAGATCGTCACGGAGAAGGGTGAGACCAAGACCGTCAACACCGTGGCCATCAAGACCGACCGTTGTATGTTCTGCGGTAACTGCTATACCATGTGCCCCTCCCTGCCCTTGGCGGACAAGGAAGGCGATGGTCTGGTCATCATGGCGGGTGGCAAGGTGTCCAACCGCATCAGCAATCCCAAGTTCTCCAAGGTGGTGGTGGCCTTCATTCCCAACGAGCCGCCCCGCTGGCCCACTTTGGCCAAGACCGTGCGCCAGATCCTGGAAGCCTACGCCAAGGATGCCCGCAAGTACGAGCGCCTGGGCGACTGGGCCGAGCGCATCGGCTGGGAGCGTTTCTTCGAGAAGACCGGTCTGGAGTTCTCCGAGCACATGATCGACGACTTCCGCGATCCGGCCTACTACACCTGGCGTCAGACCACGAACTTCAAGTTCTAATTTGGTTTCTCTTCCTGGGGCTGGCCTTTGAGGCCGGCCCCACAGCTTCAAGCGAGGCGAGTTATGTCGGAAAAAAGTCCCAAAGAGATTGTCGTCGAGTTCATGCAGTCCAAGGCCAAACAGAAATCCAAGTTCTACTTCAACGACCTGGCGGCCTTGTTCCCGGACATGAAGCAGCGCGATGCCAAGAAGCTCATCAACCAGTTGGTCAATGAAGGGGTCCTGGTGTACTGGTCCAGCGGCAGCACCACCATGTATGGGCTGCCGGGAACGGGCAAGCAGGCTGGAGCCGAAGGCGAGGAATAACGTTCTCTCATGAGCGAAGCATTGTCCTGCCCTCGGCTGCTCGTCGCCGGTTTGGGCGGCGGGTCCGGCAAGACAATGGTGAGTTTAGGCCTGGCTCGCGCCCTGCGTGAAGATGGCCTGATCGTCCAGACCTTCAAGAAGGGTCCAGATTATATCGATGCTCAATGGCTCTCGTTGGCCAGTGGGCAGCCGACATCCAATCTGGACCCTTTTTTACTCTCCCCCACCCAACTGCGCCAGGTGGTGGCGGCGCGGGCAGCAGGCAAAGATTTGCTTCTCGTGGA
It encodes the following:
- a CDS encoding dissimilatory sulfite reductase D family protein, with the protein product MSEKSPKEIVVEFMQSKAKQKSKFYFNDLAALFPDMKQRDAKKLINQLVNEGVLVYWSSGSTTMYGLPGTGKQAGAEGEE
- the dsrB gene encoding dissimilatory-type sulfite reductase subunit beta — translated: MAFVSSGYNPEKPLENRITDIGPRHYSDFLPPVIAKNKGKWLWHEIIEPGILMHKAESGDEVYTVRCGAARLLSVGMIREICDIADKFCGGHLRFTTRNNIEFMVGTLEEAKKLKEYLNSQKTSTGNYKFPVGGTGAGITNIVHTQGWVHCHTPATDASGTVKVVLDELFEEFQQMRLPAQVRIAMACCLNMCGAVHCSDIAILGYHRKPPIIDHEWLDNLCEIPLAVAACPVGAIRPTKKEIVTEKGETKTVNTVAIKTDRCMFCGNCYTMCPSLPLADKEGDGLVIMAGGKVSNRISNPKFSKVVVAFIPNEPPRWPTLAKTVRQILEAYAKDARKYERLGDWAERIGWERFFEKTGLEFSEHMIDDFRDPAYYTWRQTTNFKF
- the dsrA gene encoding dissimilatory-type sulfite reductase subunit alpha, whose product is MPKHETPLLDQLQSGPWPSFVTDIKEEAERRHKNERNVEFQVPVDVCDDLLGLLELSYNDGTTHWKHGGIVGVFGYGGGVIGRYCDQPEKFPGVAHFHTVRVAQPAGLYYTSEYLRQLCDIWEMRGSGLTNMHGSTGDIVLLGTTTPQLEEIFFELTHKMNTDLGGSGSNLRTPSCCLGESRCEWACYDTQELCYQMTMEYQDELHRPAFPYKFKFKFDGCPNCCVASIARSDMAFIGTWRDEIRIDQEAVAAYIGGELQPNAGAHSGRDWGPFDIQKEVIDLCPTECMWIEDGKLMINNRECTRCMHCINVMPRALRIGNDRGLSILVGAKAPILDGAQMGSLLVPFVKVEEPYDEIKEVIENIWEWWMEEGKNRERLGELIKRQGLAKAISVVGLKPMPQHVQEPRHNPYIFWKEEDVPGGWDRDIAEYRKHHQR